GCTCACAAGAACGGGAGTGTAGATCCATGATGCAAGACTCGGAAATATACGTTGCGGCGTATTTTGAGACGTTCCATGCATCGTTCCCACTACTACACAGGCAAAGTTTCGGCGGTGAGATGCCCAAGCTATCGAAACAGATCATCGTGTCGATTGGCATGCTGTATGCCTCCAAAAGCTCCCCTGAAGAACAAGTAGCATCCTTATCACAAAAGAGTCAAGCTTTGTGGCAAGCTGGACTTGAAGAACTCTGGAGATTAGTgagccccccctccccccgcgCGCGCTGTTCACACCAGATGTCCAATGATCTGATTGTCATAAACCAGGTGGAGTCCGACTGGAGAGAGATACGGAGGACGTGGGTCATGCAGTCATGGCTCTTACACATTATCTACGGCGCCTTTACCGGCAATGCTGCCCACTTTGATAAGTCAAAGAAGATGCTGCGATGGGTTGTCGATGTCAGTATTACAGGAGTCCCATTCAACTACGTTTTGTACCTCGAGAGCTCACACTTCAAAGGCTGCTCGAGACCTCGGTCTCCTCCGGCAGACCATTTTCACGTCGACATCCAGATTCAGGGACAACGAAGAGCAGACGCTCCACGACCACTGGATGTCGTACGTGGAATCGGAGTCGATGAAGCTGTCCATGTACACACTTCTCTTTCTCGACTTCCACATCTTCTCCCCCTGCAACATCCGTCCACTCACGACGCCCACCGAGCTCGATTGGGAGCTGCCCCTGGCCGCCTCGCTATGGGAAGCGGACACCTCGTTGACCTGGGCCCAGcggctcggcgaggagccCCGAACCGTCGGCCTGACCCGGTCTCACGAAACCCCGGGTATGCTTTGTCCCACGACCAAGTCGTTAAACCTGGCAATGCAGTCGCTCATGACGGACACCCCGAGCCCGCATCTTCTGGCGGCGCTGCGGGCGTCTCCCATGGCGACGCTCTTCGTCCTCACGAGCCTCGACTCGCTCGTCAGGGACTTCACGCGCTGTTACTACCAGCTaccgccggccttggcggaCCCGAACGCGTTCCATATCCTCACCCAGTCCCAGAACAGGCAGGTCAGCGCGGCGCTGCGGTATCTCTCGGAGTCGATCACGGCGCAAATCTCCACGGCGGACAGCTCCAACTGGCACATTTTGAACTTTGCCGAGCGCATAGCGCTGTCCGTCAAGCTCTCGCTATGCAAGCCGGACGACCtgctcatcggcggcatcgtggAGAACAGCGTGGTCGCCGGCCTCACGACGGCAACGCACCTCACGATGGGACTCCAGATCGGAGCCCGGCGGTCGCTGCAGAACCTGCTCCGGTACAACTCCGGGGACGACGGGATGCTGgtgcttctcgacgacctgaTGGACGTGCTGTCGAGCGTCACAAGCACCGGGAGACAAGACCCGTCACGCGAGGCGCCGTGGGCCACCGTCGCCACGTACAAgatcctcctcgccatctgGAGGCTCCTCcgctgggcggcgggggagaCGCGGCGGAAAGCCGGGTCCTCCTCGCGGGCGACCGTCCGCGTCCGGTTCGAGGCCTCGACGATCATCTTCAACTCCATCCTGGAGATCcttcagcagcaggaggaagggggacaACAACTGGACGGAGGCCAGGCCCGGCGCGTCTCGGTTCGGGAGTCTGCCGCATTGGGCATGGCGCCGGAGGCGAGCGAGGCGCGGTTCGTGGAGACGGTGCTGCAGTTCTGGAAGGACAGGCCGGTGTGGCCTGTGGGATCCTTCATGACGACGGTGCTGGAAGAGGTCATCTCGGCTGGCGGCATGGTCTACCagtgaaggagggggaggagataGATGGACGCTGACTAGCGCGCGGTGGGAAGACCGCTTCTCCTGTCCAAGGGGACATGGTGGTGGTTCAGCGGagctccgccgcctccaccacATCCTTTTTCTTGAGCCGTATATCTTGACCGCAAAGATACGCATGGAGTGTGTCTTGAAGGGACAATCTGTGGCATTCCGAGGTTGCCGATTTGTTCCATTGTGTTTTCCGGAGAAGTCTGACTTGTGGCCCGGCGACTCACAGTCTCTTGAAACGACGCTGTCCACATTCCTTGATCAAAGACCACAGACAGTACTTGGCACGCGAAATGGCGGCTCCAGAGAGCTTTGGCTGGGTAATCACCGTCCCTCACCCTGGTTCTTTATCGCTGCTCCTTGCTCACCGGTGCTTTTCTAGTATGGCCTGGGGTCGATGGGTATCGGCATGGCGCTGAATCTGCAGAACCACCTCGCGTCCAACGGTCTGCCGCCTCTCCGGTACAGCAACCGGACGCTTTCCCGAGGGGACGGCCTCCAGGAGGCCGGCGGTCTCCCGGAACGGGACTTTGAGACTCTCGTACTGAAGTCGACAGTGGTTTTTACAATGGTTCGTGATGCCACAATCTGCCCCCACGGGTTGTCTTTGACGAACTGGGATTAAAGGCGGCTGAATGTCCGCAGATTTCAAACGACGAGGTGCTAGACACCCTCGTCTCGAAAGCCCTGGACGCGTGGGGCCGCGCGCTGCTCGAAGGCAAGATCTGGGTCGACACCTCGACCGTCCACCCGGACACCGCGGCGAGGTGCTCCGAGCGCCTCGCCCAGGCGGGTGTTACGTTCATCGCGTCGCCCGTCTTCGGGGCCAGCcccatggccgccgccggaaaGCTCATCTTCGCCATGGCcgggccgtcgacggcgatcGAGAGGGTGAGGCCCTACGTTATCGACGTCATGGGCAGAAGCATCATCGATATGGGCGAAGACGTCCGCAAGTCAAGCCTGCTCAAGATATCAGGGTGAGCAAGCGGCCCTTTTCAGAAGTTCAATCTTGGCCCTCCCCCCGAAATCGGATGCGCCGCTAACACCCCCCATTTCCCCCCTTGCCAGGAACATCTTCGTCATTGGCTTCCAGGAGCTGACCGCAGAGGCCCAAGTCTTtgccgagaagacgggccTCGGCACCCGCCAGATGGAGCAGTTCATCCACGACATGTACGGACCGGTCATCGAGAGCTACTCGAAGCGGATGACATCGGGCGCATACGCGCCACCCCTGGGGACGCCCCCCGGCTTCGCCGTCTCCCTCGCGGCCAAAGACGCCGGACACGCGGTGAGGATTGCAGAAGAGCACGGCACGCGGATCCCGACCATCGAGACGGCGTTGGCTCGCATGGAGGCGGCAAGGAGGTTCGCGGGGGAGTCGCTGGACAGTTCGTCCATCTATGGATCGGCGCGGCTGGAGGCCGGACTGCCATTTTGGAATGAGAACAGCAGGCAGACTAATTGAAAGAATTATGAGACCTTGAACTGAATTTCTATATAAGAATGAGTAAATGACAACCCCTGTTCACACTACAACCGGTACGTGATAAGTGTTCTGTTGCACACATCTTCAACACAGTCTCCGAAAGTGTGGTGTATCTTCACAGCTTGAAAGTTCTGATGGCCAAACATGAGTCTATGGCAGCACATCCATCGGAACTGGGTTCTCGTCCGATACCAACGCTCATGACTCGAACGTGCTTGTGATGTACTTCGTATAGGGGGGCCTGGCCTCAACGACAACACCCTGAATCCGGGGTGAAGGCAACGGGGCTCCACCGGCGGGTCCGTCGATAAATGCCATGTTATCTGACATCAAGACCAGAAGGGAGGGCAGCCAACCGGTGGTAGCCTGTAGGAACTATTGGGTGGCTCGGAGATAGCGGGCAACGGCACTCGACCGGGATAGGGGTGTCTTACATATTGCCTCCCGACAGACATACCCCAAGATTGCGGAGTTGTCTCCCGAGTCGCAGACTTGCGTCCAAACCTCAAAATGCGGGGGCGGAGCTCCGTCGACCTGCATGAGATGGGCGTGGATCCGAGAGATAGCAGCAGCATGACCCCATTTTGGAGTGGGAATCTCCCTATCTCAACGATAGCCGGCCAAGCCACGCTTTTTGTCAACTGAGGATGCCGGCGTATGACCGCACCAAAGGcaaccccttcccccctttgTGCCAATGGCAACTGATACCAGCTTCCATCGAGGCGTGAGAGCCCCTTGAACCGCAGATACAACACGGCGCGAAACAGGTATAAACTCTGAGGCGTCCCGGCAAGAACTTGAGACCGTGCAAGCCTTTGACTCACATCAGGCTGGTATTGTTGACCTGGACTTCATCGATATATTTCTCTTAATAGCTGCGGACTTTTGTCGTTTATATCCTTGCCAGGATCTGTTACCGCTATAGGTATATCCACGGGACACCGCATTATCCAGCTAGTCGACACTCTTCGAGGCCGTCTCTCATtcatcatctcatcatctTGTCCTCTACCTTCACAAAGACCAAGCATGTCTTCAGAAACCAACAAGAAGACGGCTCAGCCAGACGGCGGAGACGTCATCCGGACACAGACCGACTTCGAGGACGGCAGCATGGAGAAGCTCAAGCACGGGGAAGTCGACCCggccctcgccttcgtcaacggcgagcaGGTCGTGTTCacgcccgaggaggagaagcaggtCCTGTGGAAGATCGACAAGGCCATCCTGCCGCTCCTGATGTGGATCTACGCCCTGCAGTTCGCCGACAAGACGTCCCTCAACTACGCCTCCCTCATGGGCATCCGCGAGGACACCAAGCTGGACCCGACGAGCCAGCAGTACAGCTGGGCGTCCAGCATCTTTTACGCCGGTTACCTTTTGTGGGAGTGAGTTGATTTTCTTCATTCCGGGGTTCTCGCCCTTCCGTCTTATATACAcaaaaaagaagaacaacACCCATGCTAATGACTTgaaaccctcccccccaaaaaagGTTCCCCACGACGTACCTCCTCCGACGTCTCCCGCTCGGGAAATACACGTCGGCCAACATCATCCTCTGGGGCGTCGTCCTGATATGCCACGTCTTCGCCTTCAACTACGCCGGCCTCCTCTCGGtccgcttcttcctcggcgccctcgaggccaccGTGACGCCGGCCTTTGTCATCCTGACGTCGGCCTGGTACAAGCAGAACGAGCAGGCCAAGCGCATGGGCTACTGGCTCAGCTGCAACGGCGTCGCGCTCCTGACGCTGGGCCCCATCGCCTACGGCCTCTCGGGCGCGCACAACACGGTCCTGGCGACGTGGAAGGTCCTCTACCTCGTGCTGGGCCTGCCGACCGTCGTCACGGGCGTCTACTGCTGGTGGTTCATGCCGGACAACCAGACCAACGCCAAATTCCTCACCCACCGCGAGAAgtccatcgccatcgagCGCATCCGCGGCAACTTCCAGGGCATCGGCAGCCGCCGGTGGAAGTGGGACCAGTTCCGCGAGGCCTTCCGGGACCCGCGGACCTACCTCTACGTGCTCTTTTCGCTGCTGATGAACATCCCCAACGGCGGCATCACCGCCTTCGgatccatcatcatcaactcCTTCGGCTTCAGCCCGCGcctgtcgctgctgctcaACATGCccaccggcgtcgtcgacatcgcctGCAAGCTGCTCTTCACCTACCTCTCGGACCGGCTCATGGACCGCTCCctcttcgccttcgtcgccatcctcatCCCCATggtcggcggcatcatgaTGATCGCCATCCCGCTCTCGGCGCAGGGCGCGCTGCTCGTGGGCTACTacctcatcggcgccgccggatCCTCGTGGTGCCTCGTCATGGTCATGATCTCCAACAACACGCTCGGCTACACCAAGAAGGCCACCGTCAACGGCCTGCAGATCCTCGCCTACGGCGCCGGCAACTGGATCGGCCCGCAGACGTTCCGCTCCAACGAGGCGCCCAACTACCAcaacggcaagctgatgGTGGCCATCATGTACGGCCTCGCCGCGTgcaccatcgtcgccatccgcCTCGTTAACATCTGGGAGAACAGGCGGCGGgacaagaaggccgtcgaggagcccGAGACGTCCACGGCCGGGACCGAGTTTCTGGATCTGACGGACTTTGAGCAGCCCAACTTCCGTTACGTGCTTTGATGAgttgagggggggggtggaggtGAGAGTAGACAGGATTGGTGGGTGGACATTTTGGTTTGGGAAGACGTCTTGTATTTTTCCGTGTGTTTTAGCTAAAAGATACCTACGGTCTGAGCTGGAACATAATTTGTACATCAAACTGGTAGAAAAGATGAAGACATAATTTACGAAGTTGATATTTGTCTTGTTGTACGGACGTGGGGTTTGCCACGGCATTTCGAGAGGTATGGGTCTTGCACGGTTTGACTTACAACGTTTTGCCTACGTCAAATCGTTCAACAACTTTGCTTACTAGTTTTGTCTCGTGACCTTGTATTTCGGGCCTGCTCCAGTCGAAGGTGCTGCGTGTAGTACAATTTTGCCAATATCTTCGTAGGAAAGGACGAGTGATTCAACATACGAATACATGTCGTGGGCGACCCCAAAGTCTACCTCTCAGTGAAAACCAAGATGGGATCTCGAAATATGTCGGACCCGAATGGTAATagtctctccctccctctgtccctctctctctctctctctctctctctctctctctctctctcagagCATGAGGGCAATACAAAGGCTCGGAGTCTCTCACATCCTGTAACATGTCTACAGTTACATTGGAAGCCACTCCGTATAAGGATTTGATCTTTTTTGAATTCTGATGGAAAGGAGAAATGAAACATGAAGAATGATATATACAACATTAACCCAGATCTAAAGCCATCTATTTGTTCATGATAAACGCCTCAAAGTCCTCGTCCGGCAACGCCGGCTGCTCGTccacgccgtcgagcagccCCAGGTACCACGACAGGTCCCTCCCGTCCGTCTCGCGCTGCGCGAAGCCGTTGCCCCAGTACCCGAACCGGTTGGCCGTCGTGTACCGGAGCTCGTAGTCCTCCCAGCGCGGAGTGGCGACGGTCTCGAAGAACTGGATGCGCGAGCCGGGCCACATCATcggctcgccgtcgacggtgCCCTGCTTGAACCAGGACCGGCAGGGGGACGTCCACGCCGTGCGCGGGAGGAAGCGGCGCCGGTGCTCGGcgaagtcgtcgacggccgcctgcTTCGGGCAGAAGGACgcgatctcctcctcggacATCTTGCGCAGCATCTGCATCACGTACCGCGCCACCGTCTCCGTGATGGGCAGGAAGCTGCCGTGGCCATAGGGGCCGAACGGGCCGTTGAAGACTGGGGGTTGATGAGTTAGAAGGGGGCACACTTTCCGTTAGGTTGGAGAtgccgcggcggcgtagTATGACTTACTGACGTAGTTCGGCATGTTGGCGACCGCCAGAGAGAGGTATGTGTTGGGCACGTCGCGCCAGTACTCGCTGAGACTGACGCCGTTGCGTCCGATCGTCGGGTAGTGCGGCCTCCAGCTGACGTCGAAGCCGGTGGCGcagatgatgatgtcgaacTCGTGCTCCTTTCCGTCCGCCGTCTTGATGCCTTTCGGGGTCATCTCCTGGATGCTCGAAGAGACGACGGTCACGTTGTCCTCGCACAGCGCCTCGAGGTACCCGTTCCCGGGGGTCGGTCTTCGGCAGCCGACGGCGAAGTCCTTGGGGATGATGAGGTCCTGGAGGTCGGGTCTGCCGGCGAGCTTGCTGCGCATGTCCTTTTCCGCAAACTgaggggtggtggtgtcTGTGTAAGCGCGAGttcaagagagagagagagattggAGAGACTGTTGGCTTACTGctttggcctcggcctgctccttGGACCCGTTCAGGATGAAGCGGAAGCGGGAGTTGAGCTCGGACTCGATCTTCTTCCTGTAGGCGAGGTACTTTTTGGGGTCATTCCGGAGAATCTCGTGCTGTTCTTCGGTATCTGTAGTTTCCCACGGGGTCAACGATAGTTCGTCAAGGGCCGCCAGGGATGTCTGTCTGCAGGGCCTACTTACACTCGAAGTTGCCGCCATTCTTCCCGGCGAAGCGctggccgaagccgccgacgacccaCGACGAGCTGCGGATGAAACAGCTCATGGTACCGACGACTAGTTGCTGTCAGTTTGCGGGATCGAATTCCGTGACGGAGACGATATGACAACGTACTGGGCTGGATGCTCGGGACGATCTGGACCGCCGAAGAGCCGGagccgatgacgccgacCCTCTTGCCCTTGAGGTCGACGGTGTTGTCCCAGTTGGCGCTGTGCATCATCGTTCCCTTGAACGTCTCTCTGCCCTTGATCGCGGGCCATTTCCATTTGCTGTGGTGTGGGTATTAGCCGGCGCCAGCCACACGACTGGACAtaggagagagagagatgggggCGGAGGAAGGGAGAACCTACTTGAGAACGCCGCTCGCGTTGACAAAGACGTCTGCCTTGTCCTCGAACGTGGTGCCGTCCTGCCTCTGGACGCGGACGTGCCACTTTTGCTCCTCTTCATCCCAGAACGCTCCCGTTACCGTGTGGTTGAGGCGCATGTACTTGTTCAGGTCGTACTTCTCCGCGACATCCTTGAAGTACTGCAGGATCTCAGGGGCGCTCGAGTAGCTTCATGAGGGGGAAGAGGTCGTCTCCATCAGCTCCTGAACCGTGAGAGACATTGTTTTTCCGGGAACCATTTCAAACTCACAACTTGGACCAGTTGGGGGACGGCGCCCAGGAGAACTGGTAGTTGACCGAGGGGATgtcgcagccgcagccgggGTAGCGGTTCTCGTACCAGGTGCCGCCGATGGACGGGTTCTTCTCGTAGCAGACGAGCTCCAGGTCGAGGGTCCGGCAGGTGTCGATCTCGTGGGCCAGGTTGAGggcgctggcgccgccgccgaggcaCACGACGCGGAGCTTTCGCCCGCTGCGGCTCGCCTTCTCCAGGATTTGGTAACCCGTCTTGGCCGGGGGTGCGGGGAGAGAACCCATGTCTGCGGTGCGATGCTGGTAATGGCCGGGGTGTGTGAGTCTATGGGTTGGAGAGTCGAGGGGTTAAGGAGTATTCTTGGAAGGTTgctagggggggggggcaacaAAGGTTGAGGGAACCAGATCAAAGTATTATTATGAGTCTCAAGCGCCTCTCAATATGGGATTCAGACTAATCCGGACTCGGGTTCTTATATGACAACTTTGAGTTTCACGGTGAGATGAACAGGTCCGAGAATCACCAACGCGCGGCTCGGTCCCGATGCCTCCAGCTGATCAGCGGAGCTCCGCTCTTCATGCTCCATGATGGTGTGGGTTGTTGGGATCAACCGTCCTCCCGCATGGCGTCCCTGTTGCCCGCGGCATTCactccgcctccgcctccgcctccgccgatAGCTCTCTCATGCGGCTGACACACTCTCGTCTGCGCGTGCGTGCGATTGCTTATCGGGAATCAAAACGCGGGGTAACAGTGGCTAAACGATACCGAGGCGGGCTCTCTTGGATGCATGGAACGAGGGGCCCAACCCGGGTGAATTGTCCTCGGGCGTTCGGCCACATACTGTGTAGAGAGCTGCGATTCATGTGCGGCGCAGAGAAACTTTGACGATGGAGAGTCAAGACcctgttttttttttctcttctttttttttacttCTCCGTGACAAGGGGGTGATGCGAACGGAAACTATAAAGTTCATACGATTGGGCTGAGAACTAGCCCTTACACATCACCCGGGTTGTTATTGTCGTTGAGAGCCCACGAAAACAATGCTTGTTTCTGCTCGGTGACCTATCCGCCGGATATACTGCTGAAGCTGGTTGAAAGGAACAAAGGGAAGGGCTGGTAAACTGCGACATTGAGACCAACACGACAATCAAATTACAAAGTATTAAGGAGGATGGATGTAGCCACATCAGCGTCTGCAATCCCCAACTTTCAAACCCACTGTGGCTGACCAGGATATGTTCACAAAAAGCTTACACAGTTTTCGTTCTTGTtcaacaagaagaaaaaagttTAATTTTTTTTGAGATAACAATCACAGAAAGGCCTAGGATCGTCGTTGGTATTATTCAACTCAGACACGTCCATCACTCACGTCAACGATGCATCGTCAGGTCTCGGTGGGCAGCTTCATGAGCATTtgttttttccctctttcaCGATGAATAGAATATTAAGAGGTGTCTCCTAGCAAAAGAAGAATAGAAGACCCTCGAATGAATGTAGTGATTTGCACCCGAGTCCGTTCAGCCGGCTTCGACAGCCGGACAAACCGCCTCTCGAGTTACAATAACAACAACTCAACGACAAGCcgtcaaccccccccccccccccccttgaaTCAAATCTCAACCTCAATACCGCAGACCGGATTTCCATTCCCCTTCTGCACCCTggccccctctccctcgcccttAAACCGGCAGATACGACAAGTCGAACTGGAAGGGGCACTTGACCATGGTGCAGATGCACCCGCTGCCCTTGGGCACCGCCTTGCACCGCATCGCCGGCACGGACAcgtcgcagcagcagcactgCTCCTGGGTCGCCGGGTCGTGCGGGCAAGCGATGGC
The genomic region above belongs to Colletotrichum higginsianum IMI 349063 chromosome 2, whole genome shotgun sequence and contains:
- a CDS encoding Zinc finger protein ADR1, producing MSSRPFTCTECSQTFTRNENLARHKRSRHGSDSRRPFRCQYCKARFTRKDVCKRHEERCRGTFGRVLTIPDMDDGAGQPAPALEDAALSPVDDDDSPASNFQIGASAIENDEGYPHSPPETVEDRRAGELLAIAFGGEMPKLSKQIIVSIGMLYASKSSPEEQVASLSQKSQALWQAGLEELWRLVSPPSPRARCSHQMSNDLIVINQVESDWREIRRTWVMQSWLLHIIYGAFTGNAAHFDKSKKMLRWVVDAARDLGLLRQTIFTSTSRFRDNEEQTLHDHWMSYVESESMKLSMYTLLFLDFHIFSPCNIRPLTTPTELDWELPLAASLWEADTSLTWAQRLGEEPRTVGLTRSHETPGMLCPTTKSLNLAMQSLMTDTPSPHLLAALRASPMATLFVLTSLDSLVRDFTRCYYQLPPALADPNAFHILTQSQNRQVSAALRYLSESITAQISTADSSNWHILNFAERIALSVKLSLCKPDDLLIGGIVENSVVAGLTTATHLTMGLQIGARRSLQNLLRYNSGDDGMLVLLDDLMDVLSSVTSTGRQDPSREAPWATVATYKILLAIWRLLRWAAGETRRKAGSSSRATVRVRFEASTIIFNSILEILQQQEEGGQQLDGGQARRVSVRESAALGMAPEASEARFVETVLQFWKDRPVWPVGSFMTTVLEEVISAGGMVYQ
- a CDS encoding 6-phosphogluconate dehydrogenase family protein is translated as MGIGMALNLQNHLASNGLPPLRYSNRTLSRGDGLQEAGGLPERDFETLVLKSTVVFTMISNDEVLDTLVSKALDAWGRALLEGKIWVDTSTVHPDTAARCSERLAQAGVTFIASPVFGASPMAAAGKLIFAMAGPSTAIERVRPYVIDVMGRSIIDMGEDVRKSSLLKISGNIFVIGFQELTAEAQVFAEKTGLGTRQMEQFIHDMYGPVIESYSKRMTSGAYAPPLGTPPGFAVSLAAKDAGHAVRIAEEHGTRIPTIETALARMEAARRFAGESLDSSSIYGSARLEAGLPFWNENSRQTN
- a CDS encoding MFS allantoate, producing MSSETNKKTAQPDGGDVIRTQTDFEDGSMEKLKHGEVDPALAFVNGEQVVFTPEEEKQVLWKIDKAILPLLMWIYALQFADKTSLNYASLMGIREDTKLDPTSQQYSWASSIFYAGYLLWEFPTTYLLRRLPLGKYTSANIILWGVVLICHVFAFNYAGLLSVRFFLGALEATVTPAFVILTSAWYKQNEQAKRMGYWLSCNGVALLTLGPIAYGLSGAHNTVLATWKVLYLVLGLPTVVTGVYCWWFMPDNQTNAKFLTHREKSIAIERIRGNFQGIGSRRWKWDQFREAFRDPRTYLYVLFSLLMNIPNGGITAFGSIIINSFGFSPRLSLLLNMPTGVVDIACKLLFTYLSDRLMDRSLFAFVAILIPMVGGIMMIAIPLSAQGALLVGYYLIGAAGSSWCLVMVMISNNTLGYTKKATVNGLQILAYGAGNWIGPQTFRSNEAPNYHNGKLMVAIMYGLAACTIVAIRLVNIWENRRRDKKAVEEPETSTAGTEFLDLTDFEQPNFRYVL
- a CDS encoding Steroid monooxygenase, with translation MGSLPAPPAKTGYQILEKASRSGRKLRVVCLGGGASALNLAHEIDTCRTLDLELVCYEKNPSIGGTWYENRYPGCGCDIPSVNYQFSWAPSPNWSKFYSSAPEILQYFKDVAEKYDLNKYMRLNHTVTGAFWDEEEQKWHVRVQRQDGTTFEDKADVFVNASGVLNKWKWPAIKGRETFKGTMMHSANWDNTVDLKGKRVGVIGSGSSAVQIVPSIQPIVGTMSCFIRSSSWVVGGFGQRFAGKNGGNFEYTEEQHEILRNDPKKYLAYRKKIESELNSRFRFILNGSKEQAEAKAFAEKDMRSKLAGRPDLQDLIIPKDFAVGCRRPTPGNGYLEALCEDNVTVVSSSIQEMTPKGIKTADGKEHEFDIIICATGFDVSWRPHYPTIGRNGVSLSEYWRDVPNTYLSLAVANMPNYVIFNGPFGPYGHGSFLPITETVARYVMQMLRKMSEEEIASFCPKQAAVDDFAEHRRRFLPRTAWTSPCRSWFKQGTVDGEPMMWPGSRIQFFETVATPRWEDYELRYTTANRFGYWGNGFAQRETDGRDLSWYLGLLDGVDEQPALPDEDFEAFIMNK